A part of Paraburkholderia largidicola genomic DNA contains:
- a CDS encoding amino acid ABC transporter permease translates to MQQFDPTIITHNLQPIAAGLATTLGTWIAGVALGLLIGFLIAVLQLFCGRWVRGVLRVYIELFRGTPFLVQLFLLYYGGPSIGLTLEPLTAGVLGLGLYGSAYFAEAFRSGFQSIPRGHLEAASCLGLTRWQAVLRIQVPQMLVLIVPALTNLTIVLSKETAVLSIVTVPELTFVLTGIGSATFAFVETLLMLCVCYLALVELTSRAGMWAEARVARFMA, encoded by the coding sequence ATGCAGCAATTCGATCCCACCATCATCACGCACAATCTTCAGCCGATCGCCGCCGGTCTCGCGACGACACTCGGCACATGGATCGCCGGCGTCGCGCTCGGCCTGCTGATCGGCTTCCTGATCGCCGTGCTGCAACTGTTTTGCGGACGCTGGGTGCGCGGCGTTTTGCGCGTGTATATCGAACTGTTTCGTGGCACGCCGTTTCTCGTTCAACTGTTCCTGCTCTATTACGGCGGCCCATCCATCGGCCTGACGCTCGAACCACTGACAGCCGGCGTGCTCGGTCTCGGCCTGTACGGCAGCGCGTATTTCGCGGAAGCGTTTCGCTCCGGTTTTCAATCGATACCGCGCGGACATCTCGAAGCCGCGTCGTGTCTCGGCCTCACGCGCTGGCAAGCTGTGCTGCGCATCCAGGTGCCGCAAATGCTGGTGCTGATCGTGCCCGCGCTGACCAATCTCACCATCGTGCTCAGCAAGGAAACGGCCGTGCTGTCGATCGTCACCGTGCCCGAACTGACGTTCGTGCTGACGGGCATCGGCTCCGCGACGTTCGCTTTCGTCGAGACCTTGCTGATGCTGTGCGTGTGCTATCTCGCCCTCGTCGAACTCACGTCGCGCGCGGGCATGTGGGCGGAAGCGCGCGTTGCCCGCTTCATGGCGTAA
- a CDS encoding amino acid ABC transporter permease: MFSAHVFAQGFPLLLQAALATIGISLTGLVIGFFVGIGVCSARLSPNRLAQRFGGAYVFFFRGVPMLVQLLLVYYLLPFVGINVSPVVAAISAVSLCSASYIAEILRGGFLNIPPGQIEAARMLGLSPIDMLRRIQVPQAFRMTLPSLVNEMVLLIKASSLISVVGVAEITRTAQNIAASTYRPLEAYVAAGLIYFVICGALALVAHAAEHRLQHT; the protein is encoded by the coding sequence ATGTTCAGCGCCCACGTTTTCGCTCAAGGTTTTCCGCTACTGCTGCAAGCCGCGCTCGCGACCATCGGCATTTCGCTGACGGGACTCGTGATCGGCTTCTTCGTCGGCATTGGCGTGTGCTCGGCGCGGCTGTCGCCGAACAGACTCGCGCAGCGCTTCGGCGGCGCGTATGTGTTCTTCTTTCGCGGCGTGCCGATGCTCGTGCAACTGCTGCTCGTCTATTACCTGCTGCCCTTCGTCGGCATCAACGTGTCGCCTGTCGTCGCCGCGATCAGCGCGGTGTCGCTCTGTTCCGCGTCGTATATCGCGGAAATTCTGCGCGGCGGCTTTCTGAACATTCCGCCCGGCCAGATCGAAGCGGCGCGCATGCTCGGCCTCTCGCCCATCGACATGCTGCGGCGCATTCAGGTGCCGCAAGCCTTCCGCATGACGTTGCCCTCGCTCGTCAATGAAATGGTGCTGCTGATCAAGGCGTCGTCGCTGATTTCCGTGGTCGGCGTGGCCGAAATCACGCGCACCGCGCAGAACATCGCGGCCAGCACGTACCGGCCGCTCGAAGCCTATGTCGCGGCGGGGCTGATCTACTTCGTGATATGCGGCGCGCTGGCGCTGGTCGCGCACGCCGCCGAGCATCGTCTGCAACACACCTGA
- a CDS encoding transporter substrate-binding domain-containing protein, producing the protein MGIFAGWKCRLAMVAFCAAASVASVGAHAEDQLAKVKKAGELVVGTEMQFAPFDFLENGQQAGFNKDLFAEVGKELGVKVRFIDLPWPSVLPGLEAGKFDMVGGPLTVTKARMERYTYTLPVADATDALLKRANDTSIKQSSDIVGKTVGAGKGSAQLDQLKAYIATLPKQPEVREYVDNNQAYADLAAGRIAAVANSMTNIAYVAKQRPEAFAVVTPPFGAKVYFAYCLRKDADSKPLADAFNAALVKMHNDGRLASLQKKWFGVAMDAPTTMPTPNY; encoded by the coding sequence ATGGGTATCTTTGCAGGCTGGAAGTGTCGTCTCGCGATGGTGGCGTTCTGCGCCGCTGCGTCCGTGGCCAGTGTCGGCGCGCACGCGGAAGATCAACTCGCGAAGGTCAAGAAGGCGGGTGAACTCGTGGTCGGCACGGAGATGCAGTTCGCGCCGTTCGACTTCCTCGAGAACGGCCAGCAGGCCGGCTTCAACAAGGATCTGTTCGCCGAAGTCGGCAAAGAACTCGGCGTGAAGGTGCGCTTCATCGATCTGCCCTGGCCGAGCGTGCTGCCCGGCCTCGAAGCCGGCAAGTTCGACATGGTGGGCGGCCCGCTCACGGTGACGAAAGCGCGCATGGAGCGCTACACGTACACGCTGCCCGTCGCCGATGCGACCGACGCCCTTCTCAAGCGCGCCAACGATACCTCCATCAAGCAGTCGTCGGATATCGTCGGCAAAACGGTGGGTGCAGGCAAAGGCTCCGCGCAGCTCGATCAGCTGAAGGCCTACATCGCGACACTGCCGAAGCAGCCCGAAGTGCGCGAATACGTCGACAACAATCAGGCGTATGCGGATCTCGCAGCGGGCCGCATCGCTGCAGTCGCCAACTCGATGACGAACATCGCCTACGTCGCGAAACAGCGCCCCGAAGCGTTCGCCGTCGTGACGCCGCCGTTCGGCGCGAAAGTGTACTTCGCCTACTGCCTGCGCAAGGATGCCGACAGCAAGCCGCTCGCCGACGCGTTCAACGCCGCACTGGTCAAGATGCACAACGACGGCCGTCTCGCATCGTTGCAGAAGAAGTGGTTCGGCGTGGCGATGGACGCGCCCACCACGATGCCCACGCCCAACTATTGA
- a CDS encoding isopenicillin N synthase family dioxygenase has translation MQPVTRIPIVDLAGVRAGDRDALVRAGREIRDACTTIGFFYIVNHGVPQAVIDRAEQAAREFFAFPVETKRRAAVNHRHRGFNALGDATMYQAKRPDYKEFYSIGLELPESDPDVLAGQALRGPNNWPDFMPALQPALYGYYEEVGACGADLLRAVATGLGVSGDFFAPRYTKRMQRTQMVYYPPQPPQSDDDQFGVAPHTDYGCITLLWQDRVGGLQVREIANETWIEAPPIEGSFVVNVGDLLARWTNDRFRSTLHRVINASGRERYSIATFYDPTYTSNVDPRDLGTPDADSKYEPVAAGDYILGRINSSMGYRKKLAAEQGTT, from the coding sequence ATGCAGCCAGTCACTCGCATTCCAATTGTCGATCTGGCCGGCGTACGCGCCGGCGACCGCGACGCGCTCGTGCGCGCGGGCCGCGAGATACGCGACGCATGCACGACGATCGGCTTCTTCTACATCGTCAATCATGGCGTGCCGCAGGCGGTGATCGATCGTGCGGAACAGGCGGCGCGCGAGTTCTTCGCGTTTCCCGTCGAGACGAAACGGCGCGCGGCGGTGAATCATCGGCATCGCGGCTTCAATGCGCTCGGCGACGCGACGATGTACCAGGCAAAGCGCCCCGATTACAAGGAGTTCTATAGCATCGGTCTGGAGTTGCCCGAGAGCGATCCCGATGTGCTCGCTGGCCAGGCGCTGCGTGGGCCGAACAACTGGCCGGATTTCATGCCGGCGTTGCAGCCCGCGTTGTACGGCTATTACGAGGAAGTCGGCGCCTGTGGTGCGGACTTGCTGCGCGCTGTAGCGACGGGCCTGGGCGTTTCCGGGGATTTCTTCGCGCCGCGCTATACGAAGCGGATGCAGCGCACGCAGATGGTCTACTATCCGCCGCAGCCGCCGCAATCCGATGATGACCAGTTCGGCGTCGCGCCGCATACCGACTATGGCTGTATCACGCTGCTGTGGCAGGATCGGGTTGGCGGCTTGCAGGTGCGCGAGATCGCCAACGAGACGTGGATCGAGGCGCCACCTATCGAAGGCAGTTTCGTCGTGAACGTCGGCGATCTGCTGGCACGCTGGACGAATGACCGCTTCCGCTCGACGCTGCATCGCGTGATCAACGCATCGGGCCGCGAGCGCTATTCGATCGCGACGTTCTATGATCCGACCTATACGTCGAACGTCGATCCGCGCGATCTCGGTACGCCGGACGCCGACAGCAAATACGAACCCGTCGCTGCGGGCGACTATATCCTGGGCCGCATCAACAGTTCGATGGGGTATCGGAAGAAGCTCGCCGCAGAGCAAGGCACGACATAA
- a CDS encoding FAD-binding oxidoreductase, which produces MTVNERAALASTLAALREALGDDAVRVGDEIGERSMTDWTRHEPTRPAALLLPRTTEQVARALMICNEARQSIVPQGGMTGLAGGSIPRATDIALSLDRLAGVEEIDSAAATITVRAGTTLQAAQEAAAQAGFELALDLGARGSCQIGGNLATNAGGNRVIQSGTARDQVLGLEVVLANGAVLSSLNKMVKNNTGYDLKHWFIGSEGTLGVITRAVLKLQPQRASRHTALVALSDYEQAVGLLRRLLTRFGNDIGAFEIMWPDFFDFGVKLTGARSPFAEAHPLYALIEHASFDADDDGSRFSGVLMEALDEAAIRDAVIAQSVADTRALWAIRECTAEFPVKLDPINFDVSLPIGEIGAFVDRCRVAIDRAWPGNESYFFGHIGDSNLHLTVDGHSVPGVDHHDVYALVYDMLAPLRGSVSAEHGIGSLKREFLPVSRSNEELAVMKAIKHALDPNGILNPGKLF; this is translated from the coding sequence ATGACAGTGAACGAACGGGCCGCGCTCGCATCGACTTTGGCCGCGTTACGCGAAGCGTTGGGCGACGACGCGGTACGCGTGGGCGATGAAATCGGCGAACGCTCGATGACGGACTGGACGCGCCATGAACCCACGCGTCCCGCCGCCTTGTTGTTGCCGCGCACGACAGAGCAGGTCGCACGCGCGCTGATGATCTGCAACGAAGCGCGCCAGAGCATCGTGCCGCAAGGCGGGATGACGGGCCTTGCAGGCGGCTCGATTCCGCGCGCGACGGATATCGCTTTGTCGCTGGACCGTCTTGCTGGCGTCGAGGAGATCGACAGCGCTGCGGCGACCATCACGGTGCGGGCTGGCACGACCTTGCAGGCCGCGCAGGAGGCGGCGGCGCAAGCGGGCTTCGAACTCGCGCTCGATCTCGGCGCGCGCGGGTCCTGCCAGATCGGCGGCAATCTCGCCACGAATGCGGGCGGCAATCGCGTGATTCAATCGGGCACCGCGCGCGATCAGGTGCTCGGTCTCGAAGTGGTGCTAGCGAACGGCGCGGTGTTGAGTTCGCTGAACAAGATGGTGAAGAACAACACCGGCTATGACCTGAAGCACTGGTTCATCGGCTCGGAAGGGACGCTCGGCGTGATCACGCGCGCGGTGCTGAAGCTGCAGCCGCAGCGTGCGTCGCGTCATACGGCGCTCGTTGCGCTGAGTGACTACGAGCAGGCCGTTGGTTTGCTGCGCCGGCTCTTGACGCGCTTCGGCAACGACATCGGCGCATTCGAGATCATGTGGCCGGACTTCTTCGACTTCGGCGTGAAGTTGACGGGCGCGCGCTCGCCATTTGCCGAAGCGCATCCGTTATATGCATTGATCGAGCATGCGAGCTTCGATGCCGATGACGATGGCTCGCGTTTTTCCGGCGTGCTGATGGAGGCGCTCGATGAAGCGGCGATCCGCGATGCCGTGATCGCGCAGTCGGTTGCCGATACGCGCGCACTGTGGGCAATCCGCGAATGCACGGCGGAATTCCCCGTCAAGCTCGATCCCATCAACTTCGATGTGAGTTTGCCGATCGGCGAGATCGGCGCATTCGTCGATCGTTGTCGCGTGGCGATCGACCGCGCCTGGCCGGGCAACGAGTCGTATTTCTTCGGCCATATCGGCGATTCGAATCTGCATCTGACTGTCGACGGGCATTCCGTGCCGGGCGTCGATCATCACGATGTGTATGCGCTCGTCTATGACATGCTTGCGCCGCTGCGCGGTTCGGTGTCGGCGGAACACGGGATCGGGTCGCTCAAGCGCGAGTTCTTGCCGGTGTCGCGCTCGAATGAAGAACTCGCCGTGATGAAGGCGATCAAGCATGCGCTCGATCCGAATGGGATTTTGAATCCTGGGAAGTTATTCTAG